One Gammaproteobacteria bacterium genomic window, CGTCACCAAGGAGGGCCGCCTGCTGGCGCTTGACGCCAAGATGCAGTTCGACGACAACGCGCTGTTCCGCCGCGCCAACATTTCGGAGTTGCGCGACAAGTCTCAAGAAGATCCGCGCGAAACCAACGCCGCCGACCGCGGCTTGAGTTACGTCGGGCTGGATGGCGATATCGGCTGTATGATCAATGGCGCAGGCCTCTCGATGGCGACCATGGACATGATCATGCAGGCGGGCGGCAGTCCGGCGAACTTTCTGGACATCGGCGGCGGCGCCTCGCCGGATCGAGTTGCAAAGGCGTTCCGGCTGGTGCTGTCGGACGAAAAGGTCAAGGTCTTCCTGGTCAACATCTTCGCCGGCATCAACCGCTGCGACTGGATTGCCGAAGGCGTGGTGCAGGCAGTGCAGAAGATAGACATGAAAATCCCTCTGATCGTGCGGCTGGCGGGCACCAACGTCGAGAAGGGCAGAGAGATTCTCAAAAAAAGCGAGTTCCCTTTTATTATGGCCGAAGCGCTGGCCGAGGCAGCCGACAAGGCGGTCAAGGCCCGCAATGAAGTCGTGGAAAAGAGCAAGGCCTGAACCGGCGCGGAGATACAAACATGGCAATTCTTATAGACGAAAAAACGCCGGTCATCATCCAGGGCTTCACCGGCAAGATCGGTACTTTTCACGCCCAGGAGATGATTGATTACGGCACCAACGTGGTGGGTGGCGTGACCCCAGGCAAAGGCGGCAGCAAACACCTTGATCGCCCGGTGTTCAACACGGTCAAGGACGCGGTGAAAGAAACCGGCGCGCAGGCCAGCATCCTGTTCGTACCGGCGCCGTTCGCGGCCGATTCCATCATGGAAGCAGCAGATGGCGGCATCAAATACTGCGTCGCCATCACCGACGGTATCCCGGCGCAGGACATGATCCGGGTCAAGCGCTATATGTACCGCTACCGCTACGCGGATCGCATGATACTCACAGGGCCCAACTGCGCCGGCACCATCAGCCCCGGCAAGGCCATGCTGGGCATCATGCCGGGCCATATCTACATGGAAGGCAATGTCGGGGTGGTCGGTCGCTCCGGGACCCTGGGCTACGAGGCCGCTGAACAAATGAAGGCGGTCGGTATCGGTATCACTACGGCCGTAGGCATCGGCGGCGATCCCATCAACGGCTGCTCCTTCCAGGACGTGTTCGAGCTGTTCGAGAACGACCCTGAGACCAAGGCCGTGTTGATGATCGGCGAGATCGGCGGGCCGCAGGAGGCCGACGCGGCCAAGTTCTTCAAGGAGAACATGAGCAAGCCGGTGATGGGTTACGTCGCGGGCCTGACGGCGCCCAAGGGACGGCGCATGGGCCACGCCGGCGCGGTCATTTCCGCAACCGGAGAGAGCGCGGCCGAAAAGGTGGAGATCATGAAGGAAGCCGGCATCGTAGTCGTGCCCAGCCCCGCGGAGTTCGGCGCTACCGCGAAAGAAGTGCTGGCAAAGGTGTCCTAATAGGTTGTCATAATAGGGGTGGCTTAATGTAGAAGCGCCTTCTGCCGCGAGCTGTTCCCGCTGATTTCCAGGTCCAAGCCTGGTCACGTCATCTCTGGCGTGACCAGGCCGGATGACACACAGGAAGCAAAAACATGGCAAAACCCAAAGTCATCGTAACGCGCAAATGGCCGGAAGCGGTGGAGAAAAAGCTTAAAGATCGATTCGACGTCACCTTGAACGAGAGCGACAAGGCGTTAACCGCCGATCAGCTCGCAGACGCCATGCGCAACGCCGACGCGGTTTGCCCTACCGTCACCGACAAGATGACAGCGGAAGTGCTGGGCACGGATGCGCGCCGCGCGAAAATGATCGGCAACTTTGGCGTCGGCTTCAACAACATCGACGTGGAGGCGGCCAAGGAACACGGGCTGGTCGTCACCAACACGCCGGAAGTGCTGACCGACGCGACCGCGGATCTGGCCATGACTCTGTTGCTGATGACCGCGCGCCGCGCCGGCGAAGGCGAGCGGCACGTGCGCGGCGGACACTGGACCGGCTGGCGGCCG contains:
- the sucD gene encoding succinate--CoA ligase subunit alpha, whose amino-acid sequence is MAILIDEKTPVIIQGFTGKIGTFHAQEMIDYGTNVVGGVTPGKGGSKHLDRPVFNTVKDAVKETGAQASILFVPAPFAADSIMEAADGGIKYCVAITDGIPAQDMIRVKRYMYRYRYADRMILTGPNCAGTISPGKAMLGIMPGHIYMEGNVGVVGRSGTLGYEAAEQMKAVGIGITTAVGIGGDPINGCSFQDVFELFENDPETKAVLMIGEIGGPQEADAAKFFKENMSKPVMGYVAGLTAPKGRRMGHAGAVISATGESAAEKVEIMKEAGIVVVPSPAEFGATAKEVLAKVS